The DNA segment CAAGAATTCGATCATATCGGGAGCCGCAAAGGGGCCGGTCGCCTGGATTCCTGTGTAGGATTCACCAAAAGGGATACTGCTGCTGACCCGCACGGAATCTCCGCTGGCGTTTTGCCGCGGCTGAACCGGCCAGTGGGTTCCGCGGTCACTGTGCCAGAATACAGGTGGATGTGAAGACAGTAGTGAGCGTTCCTCGCGGTGAATCGCCCAGCGATGCTTTGCCAGTTTGCCCGACCACGTCCTCAGTTCGGGTGCGGGAATGGATTGTCCAGAATCGATCGTGTTCCAGATCAAATCCAACCACTCTTCTTGCAGTGCCCAGTCCTCTCCCGCGATTCGCTGAGCGACTTGCACGCAATCGGCCAACCGATCGGAAGTTGCGTTTTCGGCGACTTGTCGAAACAGGTTTCGCGTCCGTTTGTTGACAGGGGCGGCCGCTAAGTAATCCAAGAGTAATGCCGCAGCGTCGGAGGTATCGACCGCTGGTAAAATGTTTGCCAGAGCGTCTTTTTCGGTCGCGGTTAGTTGATCGAGCCAAGGGTATCCCTTTTCTTGATCGCTGGAATCCTTCAATCGACTTGCCACTGCAATCCGCACGCTTTGTCGACCAACATGATCGGCTCTATCCAATTGATGCAGGCGTTTTAAGAGGGCGGGAACGTCATTTAGGTCTCCGTGCTCTCCAAGACGTTCGGCAGCCAAGCGAGCCAAGTGCGGGTTGGAATCTTTTAGGTATTCTCTTGCCAGAAGAGCGATTTGATTCGATCCCTCAGCAGCCTGTAAGTTCGCCATTTGCTGGCGAGCAATCTTGTTGTCTTGTGCCGAATCGCTGGTTGGCGTGGAGGCCGTCTTAGAATCACCGACGTATCGAATCTGCCATATCCGCCCACTGGTTCGGTCGCGACCGGGATGTTCAAGAGGGACTTCGTAGTGTCCGATGATGCGGTTGTAAAAGTCGGCAACGACGATCTGGTTTTGTGGGCCGATTTGGATATCAACCGGTCGAAACCAAGGGTCGTCGGAGGTCAGGAAATCGGGCAACTCTATCCCCACGGCGGTTGCGCCGCGGTATTCGATGGCATTTCGATTTAGACGGCTGGTCATCACGTTGCCACTGATCATTTGCCCGCGAAGTGGCACTATTGGCGAATCGGGTGAGATGTACGCGATCCCTGAAATGGCGGTACTGCCATGCAGGTGATCGACCATCGGAGGCAGGAAACCCAGACCATCATGCGGCCTGCCGAAACTTGGATAGTAGGCGCCTTTGACCAGTTGAGTGATTGGCTTGCTGTGGCAATCGGCGGTATAGAAATAACCCCAGTCGTCCTGGGTCATCCCAAATGGATTGACTTGCCCATGCGTGTATTGCTCCACACGGCTGCCATCCGCTTTGAAGCGAAAAGTGTTGCCTGAAATCAGGGTAATCGATTCGCCGTCCGTTCCCGCAATCGTCGATTGATTGTTGAATCCGTGGCAGGCATAGATCCAGCCATCGTTGCCATCGCGAAGTGCATTGACCATCCCGTGAGTATCGCGTGTTGTATCAAATGGTCCCAAGACGATTTCGCGTTTATCGCATCGGCCGTCTCCGTCGGTATCGCGCAGGTACCACAGATTGGGAATGCTAAAGCAGAGGCATCCGTCGCCGTATGGCAGGACACCGATTGGAATGTTTAGGCCGTCGGCAAACGTGGTTTTACGGTCCGCCGTCCCGTCGCCGTTGGTATCTTCTAGGATCACCACCGCGTCCGCCGTTTGTTCCGCTTCTTGGTCCGGATTCGTTGACGGATAGGGGTAGAGCGAACTTTGAGTCACCCACAGTCGGCCTCGTTTATCGAAGGCCATGTTCAGCGGTTTGGCGATCTGAGGCTCTGCAGCAAACAGATTGATTTCGAAGCCTGCCGGAAGGTGAAACCCAGCTTGTTCCTCCGCCGGGGAGCGCCAAGGGGTGTCGCGCACGCCCAGTCCATAGCTGGCGGCAGGCTGTGCGGGTTCCGCTGCAGCGGAAGTGTTTGCGTGAGCTTGCTCGGACTGAGCCGTGGTTGAATGACACCAAGCGAGCGAAAGGAACAGGCTGGCAAGCAACACAAACAGAGGAGGGACGTGCATGTGAAGAGACTCAAGGATCGCGGATCAAAAAGGCGGGAGTAGCAAAACCACGCACCTTATTGTAACTCCCTTGGAGTCGCAGATTGTCCATCCGCAAAACTCCCAACCCGCTCTCTCGATGCAACTTTTGCGAGGAGCGTGAAATTGATTGTTGACGCATTGCCGGTTCGTCCACGCTCTGGCG comes from the Roseimaritima multifibrata genome and includes:
- a CDS encoding PVC-type heme-binding CxxCH protein; the encoded protein is MHVPPLFVLLASLFLSLAWCHSTTAQSEQAHANTSAAAEPAQPAASYGLGVRDTPWRSPAEEQAGFHLPAGFEINLFAAEPQIAKPLNMAFDKRGRLWVTQSSLYPYPSTNPDQEAEQTADAVVILEDTNGDGTADRKTTFADGLNIPIGVLPYGDGCLCFSIPNLWYLRDTDGDGRCDKREIVLGPFDTTRDTHGMVNALRDGNDGWIYACHGFNNQSTIAGTDGESITLISGNTFRFKADGSRVEQYTHGQVNPFGMTQDDWGYFYTADCHSKPITQLVKGAYYPSFGRPHDGLGFLPPMVDHLHGSTAISGIAYISPDSPIVPLRGQMISGNVMTSRLNRNAIEYRGATAVGIELPDFLTSDDPWFRPVDIQIGPQNQIVVADFYNRIIGHYEVPLEHPGRDRTSGRIWQIRYVGDSKTASTPTSDSAQDNKIARQQMANLQAAEGSNQIALLAREYLKDSNPHLARLAAERLGEHGDLNDVPALLKRLHQLDRADHVGRQSVRIAVASRLKDSSDQEKGYPWLDQLTATEKDALANILPAVDTSDAAALLLDYLAAAPVNKRTRNLFRQVAENATSDRLADCVQVAQRIAGEDWALQEEWLDLIWNTIDSGQSIPAPELRTWSGKLAKHRWAIHREERSLLSSHPPVFWHSDRGTHWPVQPRQNASGDSVRVSSSIPFGESYTGIQATGPFAAPDMIEFLIAGHRGPPAKPAHRLNEIRLVDADTNEVLEQAYPPRSDIAQKVRWDTHSLAGRMVQIEAIDGDSGNAYAWFAVGDFRPAWLNTFNTLETFQTDLQWMVRSASTDNNQAQLATLQAALEEPNYPPLFRLSIARAISQMQTSKDPRLVLEALLQAVLTHSADAVAPSSPWAIQWTTPASLPLILQNDSETMDKVCREITANQSTAGQTLFALRWVQEGGSTERILQMGDAGSLTAQVFANPEVWSALEPRLKDPQKAIAQALHTRGQSSESESNLAFMERMETIQGLQGDPLAGEPLFKQHCAACHQLRGTGTVLGPQLDGAIVRPQERLFEDILTPNRNVDKAFLTTSFLTLDGRVLVGLIQEESENQVRLIDGAGKVQTLSKKEIEFQKPTGRSLMPANFADLLQDQAFADLLAFLKEGDTK